The following coding sequences are from one Macaca mulatta isolate MMU2019108-1 chromosome 7, T2T-MMU8v2.0, whole genome shotgun sequence window:
- the TLNRD1 gene encoding talin rod domain-containing protein 1 (The RefSeq protein has 1 substitution compared to this genomic sequence) encodes MASGSAGKPTGEAASPAPATAIGGTSSQPRKRLVSVCDHCKGKMQLVADLLLLSSEARPVLFEGPASSGAGAESFEQCRDTIIARTKGLSILTHDVQSQLNMGRFGEAGDSLVELGDLVVSLTECSAHAAYLAAVATPGAQPAQPGLVDRYRVTRCRHEVEQGCAVLRATPLAEMTPQLLLEVSQGLSRNLKFLTDACALASDKSRDRFSREQFKLGVKCMSTSASALLACVREVKVAPSELARSRCALFSGPLVQAVSALVGFATEPQFLGRAAAVSAEGKAVQTAILGGAMSVVSACVLLTQCLRDLAQHPDGGAKMSDHRERLRNSACAVSEGCTLLSQALRERSSPRTLPPVNSNSVN; translated from the coding sequence ATGGCTAGCGGCAGCGCCGGGAAGCCCACTGGCGAGGCGGCTTCTCCGGCTCCTGCGACCGCCATCGGCGGGACCAGCTCGCAGCCGCGGAAGAGGCTGGTATCCGTCTGCGATCACTGCAAGGGCAAGATGCAGCTGGTAGCCGACCTGCTGCTGCTGTCGAGCGAGGCGCGGCCAGTGCTCTTCGAGGGCCCTGCCTCCTCTGGTGCCGGCGCCGAGTCCTTCGAGCAGTGCCGGGACACCATCATCGCGCGCACCAAGGGGCTCTCCATCCTCACCCACGACGTGCAGAGCCAGCTCAACATGGGCCGCTTCGGGGAGGCGGGGGACAGCCTGGTGGAGCTGGGCGACCTGGTGGTGTCGCTGACCGAGTGCTCGGCCCACGCGGCCTATCTGGCGGCTGTGGCCACGCCGGGTGCCCAGCCGGCGCAGCCGGGCCTGGTGGACCGCTACCGCGTGACGCGCTGCCGCCATGAGGTGGAGCAGGGTTGCGCCGTGCTGCGCGCCACGCCGCTGGCCGACATGACGCCGCAGCTGCTGCTGGAGGTGTCGCAGGGCCTGTCGCGCAACCTCAAGTTCCTGACGGACGCGTGCGCCCTGGCCAGTGACAAGTCACGGGACCGCTTTTCGCGCGAGCAGTTCAAGCTGGGCGTCAAGTGCATGAGCACCAGCGCGTCGGCGCTCCTGGCCTGCGTGCGCGAGGTGAAGGTGGCGCCCAGTGAGCTGGCGCGGAGCCGCTGCGCGCTGTTCAGCGGGCCCCTGGTGCAGGCAGTCAGCGCCCTAGTAGGCTTCGCCACCGAGCCGCAGTTCCTGGGTCGCGCGGCAGCTGTGAGCGCCGAGGGCAAGGCGGTGCAGACCGCCATCCTGGGCGGCGCCATGAGCGTGGTGTCGGCCTGCGTGCTCCTGACCCAGTGCCTCAGGGATCTGGCGCAGCACCCCGACGGGGGCGCCAAGATGTCGGACCACAGGGAGAGGCTGAGGAACTCGGCCTGCGCCGTGTCTGAAGGCTGCACCCTGCTATCTCAGGCTTTAAGGGAGAGGTCTTCGCCCAGGACTTTACCGCCAGTGAATTCCAATTCTGTGAATTAG
- the MESD gene encoding LRP chaperone MESD, whose amino-acid sequence MAASSWARKAVVLLWASDLLLLLLLLPPPGSCAAEGSPGTPDKSTPPPRKKKKDIRDYNDADMARLLEQWEKDDEIEEGDLPEHKRPSAPVDFSKIDPSKPESILKMTKKGKTLMMFVTVSGSPTEKETEEITSLWQGSLFNANYDVQRFIVGSDRAIFMLRDGSYAWEIKDFLVGQDRCADVTLEGQVYPGKGGGSKEKNKTKQDKGKNKKEGDLKSRASKEDNRAGNKREDL is encoded by the exons ATGGCGGCTTCCAGCTGGGCGCGCAAGGCCGTGGTCTTGCTTTGGGCCTCtgacctgctgctgctgctgctgctgctaccacCGCCTGGGTCCTGCGCGGCCGAAGGCTCGCCCGGGACGCCCGACAAGTCTACCCCCCCTCCCcggaagaagaagaaggatatTCGCGATTACAATGATGCAGACATGGCGCGTCTTCTGGAGCAGTGGGAG AAAGATGATGAAATTGAAGAAGGAGATCTTCCAGAACACAAGAGACCCTCAGCACCGGTCGACTTCTCAAAGATAGACCCAAGCAAGCCTGAAAGCATATTGAAAATGACGAAAAAAGGGAAGACTCTCATGATGTTTGTCACTGTATCAGGAAGCCCCACtgagaaggagacagaggaaaTTACGAGCCTCTGGCAGGGCAGCCTTTTCAATGCCAACTATGACGTCCAGAG GTTCATTGTGGGATCAGACCGTGCTATCTTCATGCTTCGCGATGGGAGCTACGCCTGGGAGATCAAGGACTTTTTGGTCGGTCAGGACAGGTGTGCTGATGTAACTCTGGAGGGCCAGGTGTACCCTGGCAAAGGAGgaggaagcaaagagaaaaataaaacaaagcaagacaagggcaaaaacaagaaggaaggagatcTGAAATCTCGGGCTTCCAAGGAAGACAATCGAGCTGGGAATAAAAGAGAAGACCTGTGA